CCGCCAACGTGCTGAAGTTTTGCAATGGTTATTCTGGCAAATGGGTGGTTTAGGACCAATGGCAGGGCAAAATCATCATTTTAGTCAGTATGCACCAGAAAAGATTCCTTATGCAATCGACCGCTATGTTAATGAGACAGGACGCTTGTATGCAGTCATGAATAAAAGATTAAGCGATCGCACGTTTATTGCTGGTAATAACTACTCAATCGCGGACATTGCAGCTTATCCCTGGATTGTACCCTATGAGCGCCAAGGGCAGAAGCTAGAAGACTTCCCTCACTTGCAGCGCTGGTTTGAGGCGATTAAAGCACGTCCTGCAACGATTCGTGCTTATGAAAAAGCCGAAGCATTTAAAGACCAAACACTCGATATTGAGAAGTCACGCAATTTGTTGTTTAACCAATCAGCAAACACGATTCAGTAATGGGTAATTGAAAAGCTGTTAGCGTTTAGCGGTTAGCAGTTAGCACGGAAAAAAAGCTAATAGCCAATTGCTAATTACTAATTGTTACCCAAGACCAATGATCAGTTACCAATTACCAGCTTTTAAATTAGGTTTGTGTTCAGATTGCTATGCCCAAACTTCAGGCTAACGGAATTGAATTATTCTACAACATTCAGGGAACAGGCGAGCCTTTACTATTAATTCCTGGTTTCGCCTGCGACTATGCGCACTGGGATTTGTTAATGCCCTCACTCGTCACGGAGTATCAAGTTATTCGTTTAGACAATCGCGGTATCGGACAAAGTTCTGCGCCAGATAGTCCATACAGCATCAAACAAATGGCAAAAGATGCGGCAATTCTACTCGAACATATCGGTGTGAGTAAAGTTCATGTTGCTGGTCATTCGATGGGTGGTCAAATTGCCCAAGAGTTAGCATTAGCACACCCAGAAAAGGTACATAGTTTGATGCTGTTGGCGACTTTTGCCATAGGCGATCGCCGATTTTGTAGCA
The sequence above is a segment of the Chroogloeocystis siderophila 5.2 s.c.1 genome. Coding sequences within it:
- a CDS encoding glutathione binding-like protein, with product MIDLYYWTTPNGHKITMFLEEVELPYTIIPINIGTGDQFKPEFLKIAPNNRIPAIVDRAPVDGGEPVSVFESGAILLYLAEKTGKLISADIRQRAEVLQWLFWQMGGLGPMAGQNHHFSQYAPEKIPYAIDRYVNETGRLYAVMNKRLSDRTFIAGNNYSIADIAAYPWIVPYERQGQKLEDFPHLQRWFEAIKARPATIRAYEKAEAFKDQTLDIEKSRNLLFNQSANTIQ